A stretch of the Williamwhitmania sp. genome encodes the following:
- the aspA gene encoding aspartate ammonia-lyase: protein MKLLEGLAMEIKRIEEFIREIELFRGLTDEEFAILAQKVVEKSYKVGELLFHENGRREDIFVIKEGRVELFKTNAYGVETRLAYFGKGDFLGEGSWASDSPHSTSSRALEPTIVYSINRDFFSNNASTSLKIFSNIARVISRRMRNANVRMVSSAAQYESGRTRREHDLLGERDVPFEYYYGVQTLRALENFNISGVTLNFYPALIEALAKVKQAAALANNELGLMEDDVTKAIVQACEEICDGKYHYHFVVDMIQGGAGTSTNMNANEVIANRALEILGHEKGQYQFCHPNNHVNLSQSTNDAYPTSVKIALISSNKKLVEVLKLLIESFRNKATEFAHIIKMGRTQLQDAVPMTLGQGFEAYAVTLSEEIERLEQNVKLFLEVNMGATAIGTGINSDPDYADMVIAHLRTVTGLPIVNSPNLVEATQDTGAFIMYSAAVKRLAVKLSKICNDLRLLSSGPRTGINEINLPPMQPGSSIMPGKVNPVIPEVVNQIAFKVIGNDLTVTLAAEAGQLELNVMEPVIVQSIFESIEMLKNGMMTLKYRCIDGITANEERCRELVYHSIGLVTALNPYLGYEISTMLAKEALASNRSVYELVLEKNLMSKEELDNVLAPENMIKPRKMTPKK, encoded by the coding sequence ATGAAATTATTGGAGGGTTTAGCCATGGAGATAAAACGAATTGAAGAATTTATTCGGGAGATTGAACTTTTTCGCGGTCTAACCGATGAAGAGTTTGCAATTCTTGCCCAGAAGGTGGTTGAGAAAAGCTACAAGGTGGGAGAACTCCTTTTCCATGAAAATGGACGGAGGGAGGATATCTTTGTAATTAAAGAGGGCCGCGTGGAGTTGTTCAAAACCAATGCTTATGGTGTGGAAACGCGCTTGGCATATTTTGGAAAGGGTGACTTTTTGGGTGAAGGTTCTTGGGCCAGCGATTCACCACACTCAACTTCCTCAAGGGCGCTGGAACCTACCATAGTTTATAGTATTAATCGGGATTTTTTCTCAAATAATGCTTCTACATCCCTTAAGATTTTTTCCAACATTGCCAGAGTTATCTCACGTCGGATGCGAAATGCAAATGTCCGCATGGTATCCTCTGCTGCACAATACGAGTCGGGGAGAACTCGCAGAGAACATGACCTTCTTGGTGAGAGAGATGTCCCATTTGAATATTACTACGGCGTTCAAACTTTGCGCGCTCTTGAAAATTTCAATATTAGCGGTGTTACACTAAACTTTTATCCAGCGTTGATCGAGGCACTTGCTAAGGTTAAGCAGGCAGCTGCATTAGCTAATAATGAGTTAGGACTAATGGAGGATGATGTTACCAAAGCCATTGTTCAAGCTTGCGAGGAAATTTGTGACGGGAAATATCACTACCATTTTGTAGTGGATATGATTCAGGGAGGAGCAGGAACCTCTACCAATATGAATGCAAACGAGGTTATCGCTAACCGTGCGTTGGAAATACTGGGTCACGAAAAGGGCCAATACCAGTTTTGTCATCCCAATAATCACGTAAATCTTTCCCAATCGACAAACGACGCCTATCCAACTTCTGTTAAGATTGCACTCATCAGCAGTAATAAAAAGTTGGTGGAGGTTTTGAAACTTTTGATAGAATCATTTAGAAATAAGGCAACGGAATTTGCCCACATAATAAAAATGGGACGCACCCAGTTGCAGGATGCTGTTCCTATGACCCTGGGCCAAGGATTCGAGGCTTATGCAGTTACCCTATCTGAAGAAATTGAGCGTCTAGAACAAAATGTTAAGCTCTTTCTTGAGGTTAATATGGGCGCAACGGCAATAGGAACTGGCATAAATTCAGATCCCGACTACGCAGATATGGTAATTGCTCATCTCAGAACGGTTACTGGATTGCCAATTGTCAACTCACCAAACCTTGTGGAGGCGACTCAAGATACTGGGGCTTTTATAATGTATTCGGCTGCAGTTAAGAGATTGGCTGTGAAGTTGAGTAAAATTTGCAACGACCTTCGACTACTTTCGTCCGGACCAAGAACAGGTATAAATGAAATAAATTTGCCTCCCATGCAGCCTGGCTCTTCTATCATGCCTGGCAAAGTAAATCCTGTGATTCCAGAAGTAGTAAACCAAATTGCCTTTAAGGTAATTGGTAACGACCTAACGGTTACTCTTGCAGCAGAAGCTGGTCAGCTGGAACTCAATGTTATGGAGCCGGTGATAGTGCAAAGCATTTTTGAAAGCATCGAAATGCTTAAGAATGGGATGATGACCCTTAAGTATCGCTGCATTGATGGTATTACTGCTAACGAAGAGCGCTGCCGTGAGTTAGTTTACCACAGCATTGGACTGGTTACGGCACTTAACCCTTATCTGGGGTATGAAATTAGTACTATGTTGGCCAAAGAGGCACTTGCTTCTAACCGAAGCGTGTATGAGTTAGTTTTGGAAAAAAATCTGATGTCGAAGGAAGAGTTGGATAATGTTCTTGCTCCTGAAAATATGATTAAACCGCGCAAGATGACTCCAAAGAAATAA
- a CDS encoding serine protease yields the protein MFAEASKKSRSSVCKLHFYNDKGIVVDTLSGFKVNNSLVTAEEAFFIKKAVSVTITFCGDTYQSILASLEIPYKEFVSNFGIGLRGNEEGYAVFNIDLPEFEHVPSLAFDESSEIPLGHELLFLGYQEGLPCQTMKKVFVSSSFKNAFGRMTLVLDGNFGYGNSGGPIIDPHTGKVIGIVNRRITASAKYFERLINTVNENIKMLKKIEGRFSIDDVDPIQVLVVNQNQLKLLAKNIYLHSNSAQAFAILPEPLIGYFQRSEEDVSVKQKIKITVLEEM from the coding sequence ATGTTTGCAGAAGCCTCAAAAAAAAGCCGCAGCTCAGTTTGCAAGTTGCACTTTTATAACGACAAGGGAATAGTTGTTGATACTCTTAGTGGATTTAAGGTAAATAATTCGTTAGTAACTGCGGAGGAGGCTTTTTTCATCAAAAAAGCGGTGAGTGTAACCATTACTTTTTGCGGTGATACTTACCAAAGTATTCTGGCCAGCCTTGAAATTCCATACAAGGAGTTCGTAAGCAATTTTGGTATTGGCCTTCGAGGAAATGAGGAAGGATATGCAGTGTTTAATATTGACTTGCCTGAATTTGAGCATGTTCCAAGTTTAGCGTTTGACGAGAGTAGCGAGATACCGTTGGGTCATGAGTTGCTATTCCTAGGTTACCAAGAGGGATTGCCATGTCAAACCATGAAAAAGGTATTTGTTTCTTCATCCTTTAAAAATGCATTTGGTCGCATGACCCTTGTTTTGGATGGAAACTTTGGTTACGGTAATTCTGGTGGACCAATTATCGACCCACATACTGGAAAGGTTATTGGTATTGTTAATCGTAGAATTACTGCCTCAGCAAAGTACTTCGAGCGGTTGATCAATACAGTCAACGAGAATATTAAAATGTTAAAAAAGATTGAAGGTCGATTTAGTATTGATGATGTTGACCCCATTCAAGTATTGGTAGTAAACCAAAACCAACTTAAACTATTAGCAAAAAACATTTATCTACATTCAAATAGTGCACAAGCCTTCGCTATTCTTCCTGAACCGTTGATTGGCTACTTTCAACGCTCGGAGGAGGACGTTAGCGTGAAGCAAAAAATCAAAATAACAGTTCTTGAAGAGATGTAA